A single window of Rubripirellula lacrimiformis DNA harbors:
- the cysN gene encoding sulfate adenylyltransferase subunit CysN: protein MSHQSDLIATDIDAYLKQHEQKQLLRLITCGSVDDGKSTLIGRLLFDSKMVYEDHLKQLEVDSKLVGTTGGQIDTALLMDGLKAEREQGITIDVAYRYFSTAKRKFIIADTPGHEQYTRNMATGASSADLAVILIDARHDHGVLTQTKRHSFIVSLLGIRHVVVAINKMDLVDYSEERFEEICDDYRSFATRLDLPDLHFIPISALNGDNVVDRSEHMPWYTGSTLMNFLENVYIGSDRNLQDFRMPVQYVNRPDLNFRGFCGTISSGIIRAGEEIMVLPSGQKSHVKRIVTFDGDIDEAFAPQSVTLTFADEIDASRGDMIVRPGNLPRSRSEFDAMLVWMNADGMVPGKTYLFKHTTQTLPGTIDTLKYRVDVNSLHRSPAPALELNEIGRVGITLSAPIHMDAYRKNRSTGAFIVVDRLTNATVAAGMILDKSGDAKNRTVWDDSDADASTSPNAVSQVSADDRAARFGQRPATVLLTGLTGSGKTSIAHAVERKLFDAGRAVASIDGETVRRGLSRDLGFTAEDRSENLRRSGHLAHTLNDAGMICIASFVAPSGDVRQKVAKLIGEGKFLVVHVATPVDVCRQRDTKGQYAKADAGELVNFPGVTATYDVPENADLTIDTTSDTVDQCADAVVDMLRSRGFIK from the coding sequence ATGTCCCATCAATCTGACCTGATCGCGACCGACATTGACGCCTATCTGAAGCAGCATGAACAGAAGCAGTTGCTTCGGTTGATCACCTGCGGCAGCGTTGATGACGGAAAGAGCACGTTGATCGGCCGACTGCTATTCGACAGCAAAATGGTCTACGAAGACCACCTGAAACAACTGGAAGTCGATTCCAAACTGGTCGGTACGACCGGCGGTCAAATCGATACCGCACTGTTGATGGATGGATTGAAGGCCGAGCGTGAACAGGGCATCACGATCGATGTTGCGTACCGCTATTTCAGTACCGCAAAACGCAAATTCATCATCGCCGACACCCCCGGCCACGAACAATACACGCGGAACATGGCCACCGGCGCCAGTTCGGCCGACCTGGCTGTGATCTTGATCGATGCTCGGCACGATCACGGCGTGTTGACGCAAACCAAACGACACTCGTTCATCGTTTCCCTGCTGGGGATTCGTCACGTCGTTGTCGCGATCAACAAGATGGACTTGGTCGATTACAGCGAAGAACGTTTCGAAGAAATCTGTGACGATTACCGCTCGTTCGCGACGCGTTTGGATCTTCCCGATCTGCACTTCATTCCGATCAGCGCGCTCAATGGCGACAACGTCGTCGATCGCAGCGAGCACATGCCGTGGTACACCGGCAGCACGCTGATGAATTTCCTAGAGAACGTCTACATCGGCAGCGACCGGAACCTGCAAGATTTCCGGATGCCGGTACAGTACGTCAATCGCCCCGATCTAAACTTCCGCGGTTTCTGTGGCACGATTTCATCCGGCATCATCCGTGCCGGCGAGGAAATCATGGTTCTGCCAAGCGGCCAAAAGTCGCATGTTAAACGCATCGTCACCTTCGACGGGGATATCGACGAGGCGTTCGCGCCGCAATCGGTGACGCTGACATTCGCGGACGAGATCGACGCCAGCCGTGGCGACATGATTGTGCGTCCCGGCAATTTGCCGCGATCGCGATCCGAATTTGACGCGATGCTGGTTTGGATGAACGCAGATGGAATGGTGCCTGGCAAAACCTATCTGTTCAAACACACAACGCAAACATTACCCGGAACGATCGACACGCTGAAATATCGCGTGGATGTCAATTCGCTGCACCGCAGCCCCGCCCCGGCGTTGGAACTGAATGAAATCGGCCGCGTCGGCATTACTTTGTCGGCCCCGATCCATATGGACGCCTATCGAAAGAACCGCAGCACCGGTGCCTTCATCGTCGTGGATCGATTGACCAACGCCACCGTGGCGGCGGGCATGATTTTGGACAAATCCGGTGATGCGAAGAACCGAACCGTGTGGGACGATTCGGATGCCGATGCATCGACGTCCCCCAACGCCGTATCGCAGGTTTCTGCGGATGATCGTGCGGCCCGCTTCGGCCAGCGTCCGGCCACCGTGTTGCTGACTGGGCTAACCGGCAGCGGCAAAACCTCGATCGCACACGCAGTCGAACGCAAACTATTCGACGCCGGCCGCGCCGTGGCCAGCATCGATGGCGAAACGGTGCGACGAGGGCTCAGCCGTGACTTGGGCTTCACCGCCGAAGACCGCAGCGAGAACTTGCGTCGCAGCGGCCATTTGGCTCACACATTGAACGATGCCGGCATGATTTGCATCGCGTCGTTCGTCGCACCATCGGGCGACGTACGCCAGAAAGTCGCCAAATTGATCGGCGAAGGCAAATTTTTGGTCGTCCACGTTGCGACCCCCGTCGATGTGTGCCGCCAACGTGATACCAAGGGACAGTATGCCAAGGCCGACGCAGGCGAATTGGTGAACTTCCCAGGCGTGACGGCGACCTACGACGTCCCCGAAAACGCGGATCTGACAATCGACACGACCAGCGACACCGTCGATCAGTGTGCCGATGCCGTCGTCGATATGCTGCGATCCCGCGGTTTCATCAAATAG
- the cysD gene encoding sulfate adenylyltransferase subunit CysD codes for MSDYNLTHLKQLEAESIHIMREVVTEFNKPVMLYSIGKDSAVLVHLALKAFYPAKPPFPLLHVDTTYKFREMIEFREQYARKELGLDLLVHINEEGIKHDIKPWEDSERHTEIMKTDALKQALDKYQFDAAFGGARRDEEKSRAKERVFSFRDKSHRWDPKNQRPELWNLYNGRVNKGESIRVFPMSNWTELDVWQYIHLENIPIVPLYLSAPRRVVERDGVLLMRDDDRMPLLAGEKEETKMVRFRTLGCYPLSGAVESEAATLPEVIQEMLLATTSERQGRIIDQDEGGAGMEEKKRRGYF; via the coding sequence ATGTCGGACTACAACCTCACCCACCTCAAGCAGCTCGAAGCGGAATCAATCCACATCATGCGCGAGGTCGTTACCGAGTTCAATAAACCGGTAATGCTGTACAGCATTGGCAAAGATTCAGCCGTGCTGGTCCACCTTGCGCTAAAGGCGTTCTACCCAGCCAAGCCGCCATTCCCGCTATTGCATGTCGACACGACCTACAAGTTTCGCGAGATGATCGAGTTCCGCGAACAGTACGCACGGAAGGAACTCGGCTTGGACCTGCTGGTTCACATCAACGAAGAAGGAATCAAGCACGACATCAAGCCGTGGGAAGACAGCGAACGCCACACGGAAATCATGAAAACCGACGCGCTGAAGCAGGCGTTGGACAAGTACCAGTTCGATGCAGCTTTCGGTGGTGCACGTCGCGACGAAGAGAAGAGCCGCGCCAAAGAACGTGTCTTCAGCTTCCGTGATAAGTCCCATCGATGGGACCCCAAGAATCAGCGGCCCGAGCTCTGGAACCTATACAACGGCCGCGTGAACAAGGGCGAATCGATTCGCGTCTTTCCAATGAGCAATTGGACCGAACTAGACGTGTGGCAGTACATCCACTTGGAAAACATCCCCATCGTGCCTCTGTACCTATCGGCGCCCCGCCGCGTGGTCGAGCGTGATGGCGTGTTGTTGATGCGAGACGACGATCGCATGCCGCTGCTGGCCGGCGAAAAAGAAGAAACCAAGATGGTTCGCTTCCGCACACTGGGCTGTTACCCGCTGTCCGGAGCCGTCGAAAGCGAAGCGGCGACCTTGCCCGAAGTGATCCAGGAAATGCTGCTGGCGACGACCAGCGAACGCCAAGGCCGAATCATCGACCAAGACGAAGGCGGTGCGGGAATGGAAGAGAAGAAACGCCGCGGATACTTTTAA
- a CDS encoding GGDEF domain-containing protein, producing MLGISPKAISVLLVEDQESEAFMVTRILTRTSQAVFEVEHASSLQEAIQQLSENDFDVCLLDLGLPDGHGIESLHQIRCVDARLPVVVLTGNDNETLGLAAIEKGAQDYVAKGAISGQLLTRSLSFAIARQQKMLGIAADANTDILTGMPNRRRLSASFSELVEHCKVMCIALLDIDHFKRVNDLHGHLVGDHVLRHIAKLISESSQHGIQAARYGGEEFAILLPEAGLENAIHHATELIRSIESSQIELRDVCLKVTASVGITSVIDGDQLEDALRRSDVALYDAKRSGRNQVCVKI from the coding sequence ATGTTAGGTATTTCACCTAAGGCGATTAGCGTCCTTTTGGTTGAAGATCAGGAAAGCGAGGCCTTCATGGTCACACGCATTCTGACCCGCACATCGCAGGCTGTCTTCGAAGTCGAACATGCGTCGTCACTGCAGGAAGCCATCCAGCAGCTTTCAGAAAACGATTTCGACGTTTGCTTGCTCGATCTTGGGCTTCCCGACGGACACGGAATTGAATCGCTGCATCAGATCCGATGCGTGGACGCGAGACTTCCAGTGGTGGTCCTGACCGGAAACGACAACGAAACACTTGGCCTAGCCGCGATTGAAAAAGGCGCCCAGGATTACGTTGCCAAGGGAGCAATCAGCGGCCAATTGCTGACTCGATCGCTAAGCTTTGCGATCGCAAGGCAGCAAAAGATGCTGGGCATTGCAGCCGACGCCAACACAGACATCCTGACAGGGATGCCCAACCGCAGGCGTCTTAGCGCCAGTTTTTCCGAACTGGTCGAACATTGCAAAGTGATGTGCATCGCTTTGTTGGACATTGACCATTTCAAGCGAGTCAATGACCTGCACGGCCACTTGGTCGGCGATCACGTGCTTCGCCACATCGCCAAACTGATCAGCGAATCTTCGCAACATGGAATCCAAGCTGCCCGATACGGCGGCGAAGAATTCGCAATTCTGTTGCCAGAGGCCGGGCTAGAAAACGCGATCCACCACGCTACCGAATTGATTCGCAGCATCGAGTCATCGCAAATCGAACTGAGAGACGTTTGTTTGAAAGTCACCGCTAGCGTCGGAATCACATCGGTCATCGACGGGGACCAGTTGGAAGACGCACTACGACGAAGCGATGTAGCCCTGTACGACGCCAAGCGTTCGGGCCGCAACCAAGTCTGCGTGAAAATCTAA